The Buchnera aphidicola (Pentalonia nigronervosa) DNA segment AGTATGTAATAAAAATAATGTATTATTAGTTTTAAACATATTAAATTTGACCTTGGAGAATATATGCAATTAACCAAAATAGATAAATCGATTTTACCAACACGTTGGGGTGATTTTTTGATATTTGGTTTTGAAGAGAATAAGAGTGGAAAAAACCATATTGCTTTAGTATATGGGAATGTAGAAACAGAACATCCTGTTTTATCTAGAGTACATTCAGAATGCTTAACAGGGGATGCATTATTTAGTTTACGCTGTGACTGTGGTATTCAATTGGAAATGGCAATGAAACGAATTGCTAAAGAAGGTAGTGGTATATTAATATATCATAGACAAGAAGGTAGAAACATTGGATTACTTAACAAAATCAAGGCTTATTCTTTACAAGACCAAGGTTTAGATACAGTTGAAGCAAATCAAAAACTAGGTTTTTCTGCTGATGAAAGAGATTTTTCCTTATGTGCAGATATATTCAAAATATTACGTGTAAAAAAAATTCGATTATTAACAAATAATCCATTTAAAATCAAAATGCTTAGAAATTCCGGAGTGAATATTGTTGAAAGAGTGCCCCTTATTGCAAAAAAAAATTCTAAAAATACTAGTTATTTAAAAACTAAAGCTAAAAAAATGGGACATTTATTATTTAATGTAAAATAATATTTATAAAAAATATTATTTGATTGTACAATGGTGTTTTATTAAAAAAACTTAAAATACTATTTATATAGTAACTGTATTATTAATTATAAAATTACTAATTTGAATAATTAGATCTATTTTTATAGATTTCATAGTTTTAATGTCATTCAAAATAAACATTTAATTTACACATCAATGTTTATAATATTTTATAATTAAAAATTATAGATAAATTTTTATATTTGTTTCGATCTATATAAATAAAAATGTAAACATTTATATAAAAAAACATTTTTTTATCTGGATATAAATAGAAAAAACATCTTTTTTATAAAAAATACAAAAATCTATTATTCATAATAATGGACTGAGAAAATAGAATATTTTTTCTAATATTTTTTTCCATAGTGATCGCATTATCCAATGTTTTTTGTCTAATAACTTCGAATTGGAAATGTATTGATGTTGTATATAGTCTAATTTTTTTCCAATATTTTTATCATCAATAACTAAAGTAATTTCAAAATTTAACCACAGACTTCTCATGTCTAAGTTTACAGTTCCAATTAAACTTAATTCTTGATCTATTAATATACTTTTGCTATGTAACACTCCATTTTTAAATTGATAAATTTTTACACCTGCATCTAATAGTTCGGTAAAAAAAACTCTACTGGCCCATTTTACTAAGATAGAGTCATAATACAAGGGAATGATAATATTGACTGTGACGCCTCTTTGAGATGCTATACAGATTGCTTGCAACAGATCGTCACTAGGTACTAAATAGGGAGTGGTTATTGTTATCTCATTACGAGCAGAATAAATCGCAGTTAATAATACTTGTTGAATCACGTTTTCAGGAAAACCTGGACCAGAAGCAATGACTTGAATACTTGTATTTTGATAAAATTGATGTTTTTCTATTTTAATATCCGGTAAATTTGGTAAAATTTTACGACCTGTTTCAATTTCCCAATCACATGAATATATAATACCAATAGCAATGGCTATAGGGCCTTCAACTCTTGTAACTAAATCAACCCATTGACCAATTCCTAAATATTGTTTAAATAAACAAGGATCTACTAAATTCATGCTTCCAGAATATGTAATATAGTTGTCAATCAAAACGATTTTTCTATGTTGTCTTATATCGATACGTCTTGAAATAAGACATAATAAACTAATCTTCAAAGATTCTACAACTTCAATACCAGATTTTCTCATAATTTTTACCCAAGGACTACGAAAAAACTCAGAACTGCCAGCAGAATCAAGCATTAATCGACAGTATATGCCCCGTTTAGCTGATGCAATCAATGCCATCGCAACATCATCCGCTATACCGCCTGGTTTCCAAATATAAAATACCATTTCAATATTTTTTTGTGCTAAATTTATATCGCGTATTAAGATAGTCATAATTTCTTGAGTATTTGTTAATAATTTAAGATTATTACTTTTAATACCGAGCAAACCCTGTCGATTTTTACAGAGCTGGAAAACAGCTGTAGCTACTACGCTGTTATGTTTTTGAAAAATATCTTTACAAGACTTTAATTTAGACAGCCATATATTTGATGTAGACCAAATTTTGTTTGCGATTTTTTTGTGTTGTTCCTCTAAATATAATTCACCAAAAAAAAACCAAGATAAAAAACCAAAAACAGGAACAAAATAAATAGTTAAAATCCAAGACGTTGAAGTAGATATACTACGACGTTTAATTAAAATTTGAATAGTAATACGAAAAATCAAAAACCAATATATTAAAAATATAATATATTTAATCATGTAATGAAAAATGTTCATCCGTTGAAAGTCCTATTGCAATTTTTAAAATTTTTTTTTAATATTTTACGAAATATTTTATATTTTAAAAAAATATAAATTTTATGTGTAAAATATCAAAAATAGGATGTTTTATAAATAATACAATTTTTCAAACATATATTAATAGAGATTTTTAATTATACTTTAGCAATATTATTTTTATATATAAAAAATAAAATATTGAATATAAAGCCGTCATATACTATTTATACGAAAAATTAAATTATTTTTCAATATACAATATTCTTATTTATATGTTATTACTAAAATTTTCATGTGGTTTAAAATTAATGAAAATATAGTTCATATTTTATTGTTTAATAATCAATTATTAATTTTTGATTTTCTTGAATAAATTTCTGGTTATATAGTACTTTCATTTGTTATTATTTTTTAAATAATACTCATAGGTAATAGTTCACGAGGTTTTCCTGTTGAATCAACAGCAACATAAATTACAATTGCTTCTGCTGCAAGATAAAATTTCCCTGATGGTTTAGATCTCAATGTTTTAATCCATACTTCAATTTTTATTGTAATTGAACTTTTTCCAATTTTAGTAGAATGAGCATAACAAATAAAAAGATCGCCAACAGCTATAGATTTTAAGAAAATAATTTTTTTTATTTGTGCAGTAACTACCTTTTCGCCAGATATTTCTTTTGCTAAAATTGCACCTCCCATATCTATTTGAGATGTAACCCAGCCACCGAATATATGGCCATTTGAGTTAATATTTTCAGACATGGTTAAAATTTTTAATACAATTTCTCCCTGGGGAAATTTTTTTTTTTGACATAATTAACTTTTCACTTATTTTGTTGAATATAATATATGATGTATTTATTTTTTTTGAATTTTGAAATTTATATATATGCTTGTTATTAGTATTAATAAAAACGTCAAAATCGAAAAACCAAATACTTTAAAATTAACCCATACCCTTTCTGAAAAGAAAAACATTATATAAGTATTTAAAATACTGCACAATAAGAAAAATAATCCCCAAAAAAAGTTTATTTTATACCAATCTATATCAGAAAGTTTTATTTTAGTATCTAAAAATCTTTGTATTATGGGTTTTTTTGTAAAATATTGACTGGTAAATAATGCTATAGAAAATATAAAATAAATTATTGTAATTTTCCATTTTATAAACTGACTATCATGAAAAAATATTGTTAAAATACCGAATATAAAAACAGTAATAAAACTAAATAAATTAATTTTGTCTACTAAATCATTAATAATCCAATCATACAAACATATTAAACCTGATATAAAAATTAACAATCCTGTTGCAACAAAAATATTATAATATTTGTAAAATATAAAAAAAATTAACATTGGTAAAATATTTAATATGTGTTTCATATGAAAAACCCAAATGTCTTTATTATTTTTAAGTACGCGAAATAAGCATATAAAAGCGAAACAAATATACAATTAGAAAAGAAAATAGCATATTTGTACTTATATTTAAAATAAAAAAAATAATGTTTTTGTTAAAAAAACAAAAATTAGAAAAAATAATTGTTAAAAAAAATCTTCCAATCATCCAAAACAATATACTTGGACCTATAATATTTATGTATTTCCAAGAAATGTATACACTAGAACACATTGAATCTATTAATCCATGTTTTTTGAATGAAAATATAATAGGTGATAAAGATAACAATATTGATAGCAAAATCCCAGGAATAATTAAAAACATAAAACCTAATTGAATTATAATAGCAGTCAAACAATTTAAAATAAATATACTTGGTATAAATTTGTATAAAAAATATACTAAAAAAGTAATTGGTTTGTTTCTTTTTTCTAATGAAGATAGAATTAAAGTAATAATTCCACCTAATAGCAATGTTTTACTTATTAATAACATAATAATCTTTAATATCGAATATTTAAACAATTCGTATTTTTCTGCTTGATTCATATTATTTATTAAATCCAATAAAGAATTAGAATTAATAAAATTTTTTTCTTCTATTATAGACATAATATGTACATCTGGCTGAATAAATGTATCAATTGTTATATTGATACAAGCGATCGCTAAAGATATAAATAGAATGTTTTTTATTTGTTTTAAAAAAAAATAATATGTATCATGACGTAGTGCGTTTATCGTAATAGACATATATACTCCTTTGAAACATTATATATTAATATAAAATTATACATATTATTTTAGAGTAGCATATTTCTTAAAATATAGAACCATTTATACTGAAGACTACGAATTAACTATATTAAAACAAGTACAATTTAGTATGTGTAAAAATTTAAATACTAACTATGCCATTTTGTAGCATTTTTTAGAATGATGGAACAATTCTTTATTTCATTAATCATTTTTTTTTCCTTGTTTAAATAATGTTCAATTATGTTTATAATTACCGATCCACATATGACTCCAGATACCCCTGAAGACAATATTTTTTTTATTTGTCGGGTGTTAGAAATACCAAAACCTTGTAATAATGGAATAAAATTATATTTTTTTATTTTTTTTATAAAATCTTTAGGTAAACATTTGGTATCATTTTTTACTCCAGTTGTGCCAGGGTGTGATAACAAATAAATATAGCCTTTTGCATATAAGGAAAGCTTATGCAAAAAAACGTCATTAGCATCCGGAGGACATACAAAAATAGAATTTAATTTATATTTATTTGCAGTTTGATAAAAAATATCTGATTCTTCGATAGGCGCATCTGCAATTAATATAGAATCAAGATTAGAATTATAACACTGTAAGTAAAAATTATTAATGCCCTGGCTGTATATAAT contains these protein-coding regions:
- the ribA gene encoding GTP cyclohydrolase II, producing MQLTKIDKSILPTRWGDFLIFGFEENKSGKNHIALVYGNVETEHPVLSRVHSECLTGDALFSLRCDCGIQLEMAMKRIAKEGSGILIYHRQEGRNIGLLNKIKAYSLQDQGLDTVEANQKLGFSADERDFSLCADIFKILRVKKIRLLTNNPFKIKMLRNSGVNIVERVPLIAKKNSKNTSYLKTKAKKMGHLLFNVK
- the cls gene encoding cardiolipin synthase; the protein is MNIFHYMIKYIIFLIYWFLIFRITIQILIKRRSISTSTSWILTIYFVPVFGFLSWFFFGELYLEEQHKKIANKIWSTSNIWLSKLKSCKDIFQKHNSVVATAVFQLCKNRQGLLGIKSNNLKLLTNTQEIMTILIRDINLAQKNIEMVFYIWKPGGIADDVAMALIASAKRGIYCRLMLDSAGSSEFFRSPWVKIMRKSGIEVVESLKISLLCLISRRIDIRQHRKIVLIDNYITYSGSMNLVDPCLFKQYLGIGQWVDLVTRVEGPIAIAIGIIYSCDWEIETGRKILPNLPDIKIEKHQFYQNTSIQVIASGPGFPENVIQQVLLTAIYSARNEITITTPYLVPSDDLLQAICIASQRGVTVNIIIPLYYDSILVKWASRVFFTELLDAGVKIYQFKNGVLHSKSILIDQELSLIGTVNLDMRSLWLNFEITLVIDDKNIGKKLDYIQHQYISNSKLLDKKHWIMRSLWKKILEKIFYFLSPLL
- a CDS encoding acyl-CoA esterase gives rise to the protein MVLKILTMSENINSNGHIFGGWVTSQIDMGGAILAKEISGEKVVTAQIKKIIFLKSIAVGDLFICYAHSTKIGKSSITIKIEVWIKTLRSKPSGKFYLAAEAIVIYVAVDSTGKPRELLPMSII
- a CDS encoding septation protein A, translating into MKHILNILPMLIFFIFYKYYNIFVATGLLIFISGLICLYDWIINDLVDKINLFSFITVFIFGILTIFFHDSQFIKWKITIIYFIFSIALFTSQYFTKKPIIQRFLDTKIKLSDIDWYKINFFWGLFFLLCSILNTYIMFFFSERVWVNFKVFGFSILTFLLILITSIYINFKIQKK
- a CDS encoding UPF0259 family protein — its product is MSITINALRHDTYYFFLKQIKNILFISLAIACINITIDTFIQPDVHIMSIIEEKNFINSNSLLDLINNMNQAEKYELFKYSILKIIMLLISKTLLLGGIITLILSSLEKRNKPITFLVYFLYKFIPSIFILNCLTAIIIQLGFMFLIIPGILLSILLSLSPIIFSFKKHGLIDSMCSSVYISWKYINIIGPSILFWMIGRFFLTIIFSNFCFFNKNIIFFILNISTNMLFSFLIVYLFRFYMLISRT
- the trpA gene encoding tryptophan synthase subunit alpha, with protein sequence MDRYQKIFKQLLLKKEGCFVPFVVIGDPSIEISLRIIETLIVNGADAVEIGIPFSDPLADGPTVQRANLRALSNQNTLASYFTALKTIRKRFPDIPIGILTYANIIYSQGINNFYLQCYNSNLDSILIADAPIEESDIFYQTANKYKLNSIFVCPPDANDVFLHKLSLYAKGYIYLLSHPGTTGVKNDTKCLPKDFIKKIKKYNFIPLLQGFGISNTRQIKKILSSGVSGVICGSVIINIIEHYLNKEKKMINEIKNCSIILKNATKWHS